In Alkalihalobacillus sp. TS-13, the following are encoded in one genomic region:
- a CDS encoding helix-turn-helix domain-containing protein produces the protein MKDKYPEIMTVSQVAEYLQISEMTTYKLVQEKKIPGFKIGRHWRVKKEDLTIYIEKLKNGEKI, from the coding sequence ATGAAAGACAAATATCCAGAGATAATGACGGTTTCACAAGTTGCAGAATATTTACAAATCAGTGAAATGACAACTTATAAACTTGTCCAGGAGAAGAAAATCCCCGGTTTTAAGATCGGACGGCATTGGCGAGTAAAAAAAGAAGATCTTACTATTTATATAGAGAAATTAAAAAACGGTGAAAAAATTTAA
- a CDS encoding ribonuclease J: MKATPPIKLFALGGLGEIGKNMYGLQYENEMILVDCGIKFPDEELRGIDYVIPDFSYLEKNKDLIKGVFITHGHEDHIGSIPFLLKRLNVPIYAGKLSIGFIKDKLEEHRLLRGAKLKTVDENSFVEFDHFSVRFMRTSHSIPDSLAVCINTPFGTIVHTGDFKFDLTPGGASYDIGKIAEIGNEGVFCLMSDSTNSEIPGFSLSESAVRETLFDIVEQIEGRIIFATFASNIYRLQQAIEASIAFNRKVAVFGRSMERSIRIGRELGYIKAPDDTFIAGNEINRYPSSNITILCTGSQGEPMAALGRIAKGLHRQIQVIPGDTVIFSSSPIPGNIKQVYKLIDQLERIGADVIHNKMSDIHTSGHGTQDEQKLMIRLLKPKYFVPIHGEYRMLVNHVKLAVDCGVEPENTFVLDNGDILELNDDGGRMSGSFPANPVYVDGTGIGDIGNIVLRDRRLLSLCGTVVVTITIDSKNATLLSGPALVSRGFVFMRESGELLSKAEILVEKEVNTMLAEGITKWSDLKKKISDLLTSYFFEETKRNPMILPVIMEV; this comes from the coding sequence ATGAAAGCTACCCCACCTATTAAATTGTTCGCCCTTGGCGGATTAGGCGAAATCGGAAAAAATATGTATGGTCTCCAATATGAGAATGAAATGATTTTGGTTGATTGCGGAATCAAGTTTCCAGATGAAGAACTACGAGGAATCGACTATGTCATTCCTGATTTCTCTTATCTAGAAAAAAATAAAGATCTTATCAAGGGAGTATTCATTACCCATGGACATGAGGATCATATCGGTTCGATTCCCTTTTTATTAAAACGTCTGAATGTACCAATCTATGCTGGAAAATTATCCATAGGCTTCATCAAAGATAAACTTGAAGAACATCGTCTTTTGCGCGGAGCAAAATTGAAAACGGTTGATGAGAATTCATTTGTTGAATTCGATCATTTTTCAGTCCGTTTCATGCGAACAAGCCATAGTATCCCTGATTCATTAGCGGTATGTATAAATACCCCATTTGGGACCATAGTCCATACAGGTGATTTCAAGTTTGATCTAACACCAGGAGGCGCATCTTATGATATCGGTAAGATCGCTGAAATTGGCAATGAAGGTGTTTTTTGTTTAATGTCAGATAGTACGAACAGTGAAATTCCTGGTTTCTCTTTGTCCGAATCAGCCGTCAGAGAAACCTTATTTGATATTGTTGAGCAAATTGAGGGACGCATTATTTTTGCGACATTCGCATCGAATATCTATCGTCTTCAGCAAGCGATAGAGGCTTCCATCGCTTTTAATCGTAAGGTAGCGGTGTTTGGGCGAAGCATGGAACGGTCGATTCGGATCGGGCGTGAATTAGGTTATATTAAAGCACCTGACGATACTTTTATTGCAGGTAATGAGATCAACCGATATCCATCTAGTAATATCACAATCTTATGTACAGGAAGTCAAGGAGAACCTATGGCTGCCTTAGGTAGGATAGCAAAAGGCTTACACCGTCAGATCCAAGTCATACCAGGAGATACGGTCATCTTTTCTTCCTCTCCTATTCCAGGTAATATTAAACAGGTTTATAAATTGATTGATCAATTGGAACGAATCGGAGCTGATGTCATACATAATAAAATGAGTGACATCCATACCTCTGGCCACGGAACCCAGGATGAACAGAAATTGATGATTCGTTTACTGAAACCAAAGTATTTTGTTCCGATCCACGGAGAATACCGGATGCTTGTCAACCATGTAAAGTTGGCAGTTGATTGTGGGGTCGAACCTGAAAATACGTTTGTTTTAGATAATGGCGATATTTTGGAATTAAATGATGATGGGGGGCGAATGTCAGGATCCTTTCCTGCAAATCCAGTCTATGTGGATGGAACAGGTATTGGGGATATTGGAAATATCGTTCTCAGAGATCGTCGTCTCCTTTCCCTATGTGGAACAGTGGTCGTCACCATCACGATTGATTCAAAAAATGCAACCTTGCTCTCTGGCCCTGCACTTGTCTCACGGGGATTTGTTTTCATGAGAGAATCCGGAGAGCTGTTAAGTAAAGCAGAAATACTTGTTGAAAAGGAAGTTAATACAATGCTAGCAGAAGGGATCACAAAGTGGTCTGATTTGAAAAAAAAGATTTCAGACCTTCTTACTTCCTACTTTTTTGAAGAAACGAAAAGGAATCCAATGATCCTCCCTGTCATCATGGAAGTATAA
- a CDS encoding LamG-like jellyroll fold domain-containing protein, translated as MKGKTIRIITTTLLLFSLFLAELGTDSTNAEEVNAASTPMLERIQYNNPELVTDLGIGAWSHPLPMDYDDDGDLDLLVSGIDKPYHGLYFFENISGDVKHPTFKKAVRVSHGLDNVTISYNGNEPIVTTPGRVYPNVKETGLYPSEPIPFEGEVHPTESFLRGNQWSFVDYNGNGILDLIVGVGDWDDYGWDNAFDENGEWTNGPLHGYVYYIENLGTNENPDYSEPVKIEAGGNPIDVYGKPSPVVADFNGNGKLDIITGEHLDKLTFFENIGTRTEPVYDKGKYLEKNNKIITMDLQMLVVSAIDWTKDGHMDLIVGQEDGRVALIENTGRVDNGMPVFKKPYFFQQQADSVNVGVLATPDSYDWDGDGIEDLIVGDSAGRISFVKNLDGGLKPTWAAPEYLKAGGEEIRRQAGENGSIQGPAEAKWGYTAVKVADWNHDGLPDIIANDIWGKVHWYENVGTRTDPELEAAKPIEVEWEGETPKPEWNWWDPEGNSLVTQWRTTPYVMDLNKDGLNDLIMLDHEGYLAFFERQEVDGELKLQPGERIFIGEEGSSKFDRHGNPTMAPKGPMQMNYEEFGPSGRRKFTIVDWNGDGKLDLITNGRPNIRLLLNVGTEEEPFLFRDMGHVTEGVLAGHTTSPTIVDWNDNGVPDLLVGAEDGHMYYLENNYTEDEPEPRESNPEGEINDLIGHWSFNEGTGYIANDESGYDNYGVIKGASWIDDGYEGSALQFNGFNNYVDLEHTVGPYLDGASSITVEGWIKLNSLESSGMKIFGTRIDGGRAGMEITVRGNLNTIQVAGRSQSADPFNKHQYSLDPFNFGEWNHIESTLDFKNNEIRLVINGEEQTPIPGTTINFGSSTYVRGTTSEHDSIGRSPSETEYFNGMLDDIKIYRTTSEDDDGESQPPRVSEPDGELNDLIGHWLFNEGSGRNAGDESGYDNYGVINGASWISGYEQNALRFDGIDDYVDLEHTVGPYLDGASGITVAGWVKMDSIKPTGMRIFGTRIDGGRAGVELTIRGNLNTIQMSGRSQTSDAYNKYEYSLDSLIVGEWNHIVGVMDYKNNDIKLYMNGQEQTPMGGSVDFGSDAYIRGTTSERDSIGRSPNGTEYFDGSLDDVRVYRTALSSEEVLNLFGDR; from the coding sequence TTGAAGGGGAAAACTATTCGAATTATAACGACCACTTTGTTGTTATTTTCATTATTCTTAGCTGAGTTAGGAACAGACAGTACTAATGCAGAGGAAGTAAATGCTGCAAGCACTCCTATGTTAGAACGAATTCAATACAATAACCCAGAGCTTGTTACAGATTTAGGTATTGGTGCTTGGTCGCATCCGTTACCAATGGATTATGACGACGATGGAGATTTAGATTTGCTCGTTTCAGGAATTGATAAGCCGTATCATGGTCTATATTTTTTTGAAAATATAAGCGGGGATGTGAAGCATCCCACATTCAAAAAGGCAGTTCGAGTGAGTCATGGATTAGATAATGTTACGATTTCCTATAATGGTAATGAACCGATTGTGACAACACCAGGTAGAGTCTATCCAAATGTAAAAGAAACAGGTCTTTACCCAAGTGAACCTATTCCATTTGAAGGAGAGGTGCACCCTACTGAATCATTTCTTCGTGGAAATCAATGGAGTTTTGTAGATTATAACGGCAATGGAATACTAGATTTAATTGTTGGAGTAGGAGACTGGGACGATTACGGATGGGATAACGCATTTGATGAAAATGGTGAATGGACAAATGGTCCGTTGCACGGCTATGTTTATTATATTGAAAACCTCGGAACCAACGAAAATCCTGACTACAGTGAACCGGTGAAAATAGAAGCAGGTGGTAATCCAATTGATGTATATGGAAAACCATCACCCGTTGTTGCTGACTTTAATGGCAATGGAAAGCTAGATATTATAACTGGTGAACATTTAGATAAACTAACGTTCTTTGAAAATATAGGAACTAGAACTGAACCAGTTTATGATAAGGGAAAGTACCTTGAAAAAAATAATAAAATTATCACCATGGATTTACAAATGCTTGTTGTTTCAGCTATCGATTGGACGAAAGATGGTCATATGGATTTGATTGTTGGTCAGGAAGATGGACGTGTCGCCTTAATTGAAAATACTGGTAGAGTTGATAACGGTATGCCTGTATTTAAGAAACCATACTTTTTTCAACAACAAGCAGATAGTGTGAACGTGGGAGTATTAGCCACACCGGATAGTTATGACTGGGACGGCGATGGGATTGAGGATTTGATTGTTGGTGATTCAGCAGGACGAATTAGTTTTGTGAAAAATCTTGATGGTGGGTTAAAGCCAACATGGGCAGCTCCCGAATATTTAAAAGCTGGTGGTGAAGAAATACGGAGACAAGCCGGTGAAAATGGTTCTATTCAAGGACCAGCAGAAGCAAAATGGGGATATACAGCCGTTAAAGTAGCAGATTGGAATCATGATGGTTTACCTGATATCATCGCTAACGATATATGGGGAAAAGTACACTGGTATGAAAATGTCGGCACACGCACGGATCCTGAACTAGAAGCAGCCAAACCTATTGAGGTTGAGTGGGAAGGAGAGACACCAAAGCCGGAATGGAATTGGTGGGATCCTGAGGGGAATAGTTTAGTAACACAGTGGAGAACTACACCTTATGTTATGGATTTGAATAAGGATGGATTAAATGATCTGATAATGCTTGATCATGAAGGATACCTAGCATTCTTTGAACGTCAAGAGGTAGATGGTGAATTGAAGCTACAACCTGGTGAACGAATTTTTATAGGAGAAGAAGGATCATCTAAATTTGACCGGCACGGTAATCCTACTATGGCCCCAAAAGGTCCTATGCAAATGAACTATGAAGAATTCGGCCCTAGTGGACGTAGAAAGTTTACCATCGTGGATTGGAACGGTGACGGGAAGCTGGATTTAATTACTAATGGTCGACCTAATATCAGATTGCTCCTTAATGTTGGAACAGAAGAGGAACCATTCCTTTTTAGAGATATGGGGCATGTAACAGAAGGTGTTTTAGCAGGACATACGACCTCTCCAACCATTGTAGATTGGAATGATAATGGTGTTCCAGATCTTTTAGTTGGTGCCGAGGATGGACATATGTATTACCTTGAGAATAACTATACAGAAGATGAACCAGAACCAAGAGAGTCTAACCCAGAGGGCGAAATTAATGATTTAATTGGGCATTGGTCCTTTAATGAAGGAACTGGTTATATTGCCAATGATGAATCGGGATATGATAATTATGGTGTTATTAAAGGTGCTTCATGGATAGATGATGGTTATGAGGGGAGTGCTCTTCAATTTAATGGATTTAACAATTATGTAGATTTAGAGCATACCGTTGGACCATACTTGGATGGTGCATCAAGTATCACTGTTGAAGGATGGATCAAATTAAATTCTCTCGAATCGTCAGGAATGAAAATATTTGGTACTAGGATTGATGGTGGCCGGGCCGGTATGGAGATCACAGTACGAGGCAATTTAAATACGATTCAAGTTGCTGGCAGAAGTCAATCTGCTGATCCCTTTAATAAACACCAATACTCACTGGATCCATTTAATTTTGGAGAATGGAATCATATTGAAAGTACCCTGGATTTTAAAAATAATGAGATTAGATTGGTAATTAATGGAGAGGAACAAACGCCTATACCGGGTACAACGATTAATTTTGGCAGTTCGACGTATGTTCGTGGAACCACATCCGAGCATGACTCCATTGGTAGAAGCCCTAGTGAGACCGAATATTTTAACGGAATGCTTGATGACATTAAAATCTATCGAACTACTTCAGAAGATGATGACGGAGAATCTCAGCCGCCAAGAGTGTCAGAACCTGATGGAGAATTGAATGACTTAATCGGACATTGGTTATTTAATGAGGGGAGTGGAAGAAATGCTGGTGATGAATCAGGTTATGATAACTATGGTGTAATAAATGGTGCTTCTTGGATATCTGGATATGAACAAAATGCACTACGATTTGATGGAATTGATGATTATGTAGATTTAGAGCATACAGTTGGACCATATTTAGATGGTGCAAGTGGTATTACGGTAGCTGGCTGGGTCAAAATGGATTCGATTAAACCTACTGGAATGAGAATTTTCGGAACTAGAATTGACGGTGGACGAGCTGGAGTAGAATTAACTATAAGAGGGAACCTAAATACGATTCAAATGTCTGGCAGAAGTCAAACCTCTGATGCTTATAATAAGTATGAATATTCTCTTGACTCGCTTATTGTTGGAGAATGGAATCATATAGTTGGTGTCATGGATTATAAAAATAATGATATCAAACTTTATATGAATGGTCAGGAACAAACACCAATGGGAGGTTCTGTTGATTTCGGCAGTGACGCCTATATAAGGGGAACAACAAGTGAACGAGATTCAATCGGAAGAAGTCCGAATGGAACGGAATACTTTGATGGTAGTCTAGATGATGTCAGGGTATATAGAACGGCGCTTTCATCAGAGGAAGTATTAAATCTCTTTGGAGACAGGTAG
- a CDS encoding peptide chain release factor 3, which translates to MRKQPHLEEEINKRKTFAIISHPDAGKTTLTEKILFLSGAIRSAGTVKSRKSGKYATSDWMEMEKQRGISITSSVMQFTYNDYKINILDTPGHQDFSEDTYRTLMAVDSVVMIIDAAKGVEAQTKKLFKVCSDRGIPIFTFINKMDRQGRDPFELLEDIEEVLGIQSFPMNWPIGMGNAFQGVYDRIIHKIHVYDKQREHHSFKLENDDFSGNEIKQFVQPEQLSELQDTISLLDEAGDSMDMEAIKQGKQTPVFFGSAISTFGIPAFMEHFLELAPAPQGRESDEGYIEPSDVDFSGFIFKIQANMNPAHRDRIAFMRICSGKFNKGLEAWNNRTKKSVKLAQGQQFFAASRGNIDEAYPGDIVGLYDPGLYQIGDTLCGQKNSYSYGKLPQFPPEHFAKVRAKNAMKQKHFYKGVAQLAEEGAVQVYKTAKMEETILGVVGVLQFEVFEQRLKSEYGVDLDIQHLPHTCARWVSEDKNLKLDSPNYLVHDALGKPVIIFESDFALRWFKDKNPNIELQE; encoded by the coding sequence ATGAGGAAACAACCGCACCTAGAAGAAGAAATCAACAAAAGGAAAACATTTGCAATCATTTCACATCCAGATGCAGGTAAAACAACCCTGACTGAAAAAATATTGTTCTTAAGCGGGGCAATCCGTTCGGCAGGTACAGTCAAGTCGCGTAAATCAGGGAAGTATGCAACTTCCGACTGGATGGAAATGGAGAAGCAGCGTGGCATTTCCATCACTTCTAGTGTCATGCAATTCACGTATAACGATTATAAAATCAACATTCTTGATACCCCTGGCCATCAGGATTTCAGTGAAGATACGTACCGTACTTTGATGGCGGTCGATAGTGTAGTTATGATCATCGATGCCGCCAAAGGTGTAGAGGCTCAGACAAAAAAGCTCTTCAAGGTTTGCAGCGATCGAGGCATTCCAATCTTTACATTCATCAATAAGATGGACCGACAAGGCCGAGACCCATTTGAATTGCTTGAGGATATTGAAGAAGTCCTGGGAATTCAATCGTTTCCGATGAACTGGCCAATCGGGATGGGGAACGCTTTCCAGGGCGTCTATGACCGCATTATACACAAAATACATGTCTATGATAAACAGCGAGAACATCATTCCTTTAAGTTAGAGAATGATGATTTTAGCGGTAATGAAATAAAACAATTCGTGCAACCTGAACAACTATCGGAATTGCAAGATACCATTTCCTTGTTGGATGAAGCCGGTGACTCCATGGACATGGAGGCGATCAAACAAGGCAAACAGACACCGGTGTTCTTTGGAAGTGCGATTTCAACGTTCGGTATTCCAGCTTTCATGGAGCATTTTCTTGAACTTGCACCAGCACCACAGGGTCGGGAAAGTGATGAAGGATATATAGAACCATCTGATGTGGATTTTTCCGGATTCATTTTCAAGATCCAAGCGAACATGAATCCTGCCCATCGAGATCGTATTGCGTTTATGAGAATATGCTCAGGTAAATTCAACAAAGGGCTGGAAGCATGGAACAATCGAACGAAAAAGTCAGTCAAATTGGCACAAGGCCAACAGTTCTTTGCTGCATCCAGAGGAAATATCGATGAGGCCTATCCAGGAGATATCGTCGGGTTGTATGATCCGGGATTATATCAAATTGGAGACACTCTTTGCGGACAGAAAAATTCGTATTCTTATGGTAAACTACCTCAGTTTCCGCCGGAGCATTTTGCAAAAGTCCGTGCCAAGAATGCCATGAAACAGAAACACTTCTATAAAGGGGTCGCTCAATTGGCTGAGGAAGGTGCTGTACAGGTTTATAAAACGGCAAAAATGGAAGAAACGATTCTTGGTGTTGTCGGTGTCCTGCAATTCGAAGTTTTCGAACAACGGCTGAAATCGGAATATGGGGTGGATCTAGACATCCAACATCTTCCTCATACATGTGCTAGGTGGGTTTCAGAAGATAAGAACTTGAAGCTGGACAGTCCGAATTATCTTGTTCACGATGCATTAGGAAAACCAGTGATCATCTTCGAAAGTGACTTCGCCTTGAGATGGTTCAAAGATAAAAACCCAAATATAGAACTACAAGAATAA
- a CDS encoding alpha/beta hydrolase: MTLRPYVKAHLEVAQTVDISDIEKLKKERDRFQQKEWNGFNYPFKKIEDLSIHNKTDTLIRVYTPNIEGPYNLFVFFHGGGFVKGGLDSHDIICRKLAYRGGVKVISVDYRLAPEHPFPIAPEDCYFVTKWVSEHLEMLNGEGKQIFIGGDSAGGNLAAVVSQMCRDRKEPYIAKQILIYPVTDYHSLEHDSIYSSYHENAKGYGLTNKEMALFWNYYIRKDESKFHPYASPIRAEDLSDLPDALVITAQYDVLRDEGVAYAEKLFQAGNFVQHRQISGTIHGFLSSFSEEEETEEVYKLIISFLGN, translated from the coding sequence ATGACATTAAGACCATATGTTAAAGCGCATTTAGAAGTAGCACAAACGGTTGATATATCAGATATAGAGAAATTAAAAAAAGAAAGAGACCGATTTCAACAAAAAGAATGGAATGGTTTTAATTATCCTTTTAAAAAAATTGAGGACCTTTCTATTCATAACAAAACAGATACTTTAATTAGAGTATATACACCCAATATTGAAGGACCTTATAACTTGTTTGTGTTTTTTCATGGTGGAGGATTTGTAAAAGGTGGTTTAGATTCTCATGATATAATTTGTCGCAAGCTAGCCTATAGAGGAGGTGTTAAAGTAATCTCTGTTGATTACCGACTAGCTCCAGAACATCCCTTTCCAATTGCACCTGAGGATTGTTACTTTGTAACTAAATGGGTTTCAGAGCACCTGGAAATGTTAAATGGAGAAGGGAAGCAAATTTTTATAGGTGGCGATAGTGCTGGGGGGAATCTTGCTGCGGTAGTCTCACAAATGTGTAGGGACAGAAAAGAGCCATACATCGCAAAACAAATTCTCATATATCCGGTTACAGACTATCACTCGTTAGAACATGATTCCATTTACTCCTCCTATCATGAAAATGCTAAAGGATATGGTCTTACAAATAAAGAAATGGCTCTGTTTTGGAATTACTATATTAGGAAAGATGAAAGTAAGTTTCATCCCTATGCCTCCCCAATCAGAGCTGAAGATTTAAGTGATTTACCAGATGCACTTGTGATAACGGCTCAATATGATGTATTAAGAGACGAAGGAGTTGCTTATGCGGAAAAGCTATTCCAAGCTGGCAACTTTGTCCAACATAGACAAATTAGTGGGACAATCCATGGCTTTTTATCTTCTTTTTCTGAGGAAGAGGAGACAGAAGAAGTATATAAATTGATCATTTCTTTTCTCGGAAATTAA
- a CDS encoding methyltransferase domain-containing protein — MLENTGERIIPDEMKPTNGRYLEHIARYYFSLPYVKGKVLDIACGSGYGSQFVAKTKKKTISELVAVDNSAEVIDYALKRYNHPLIDYHVEDALDSNLVQKIGMFDTILSFETIEHVHDESQFVKNLFDMLNPGGMLVLSTPFGQGRNEPCGSPFHYFQLTPEEFEVLFTPYPFSEVEIYHQRGVTIEPPRNKVKYALGVAVCRKSFE, encoded by the coding sequence GTGTTGGAAAATACAGGTGAACGTATCATTCCCGATGAAATGAAGCCGACAAACGGCCGTTATTTAGAACATATTGCAAGATATTATTTTTCACTTCCCTATGTGAAAGGTAAAGTTTTGGATATTGCTTGTGGTTCAGGTTACGGTAGTCAATTTGTTGCAAAAACGAAGAAAAAAACGATATCAGAACTTGTAGCGGTGGATAATTCCGCCGAAGTAATCGATTATGCATTAAAGCGATACAATCATCCACTTATTGATTATCATGTAGAAGATGCACTAGATTCGAATCTTGTCCAAAAGATCGGTATGTTTGATACGATTCTTAGTTTTGAAACAATTGAACATGTTCATGATGAAAGCCAATTTGTCAAAAACCTATTTGATATGCTGAACCCTGGAGGAATGTTGGTCTTGTCCACTCCTTTCGGTCAAGGTAGAAATGAACCTTGTGGATCTCCATTTCATTATTTTCAATTAACCCCAGAAGAATTTGAAGTTCTTTTTACCCCTTATCCTTTTTCTGAGGTGGAAATCTATCATCAAAGAGGCGTAACGATTGAACCACCACGTAATAAAGTGAAATATGCACTTGGAGTAGCTGTATGCAGAAAAAGTTTTGAATAG
- a CDS encoding dihydrodipicolinate synthase family protein, with product MFNKIPNGVWPTMITPFTKENEVDYLGLERLIEWYIERNVNGLFAVCQSSEVFYLSLKERLKLARFIVEKVNGRIPVIAGGNISESITDQIEEIRAMSQTGTSATVLLVNRLASPHDSEQVLKENLSKILNQVPNIKFGLYECPYPFHRLLSAETLQWVAETNRFLFIKETSCNLNTIKSKIDAVKKSDLKIFNANAATFKESLEMGVSGYSGIMANFHPELYVWLVENWFKESEEAEALQHFLSVASVYENQLYPTNAKYYLILEGLNISEKSRVHYNRNLKPSQKIEIEHLRSLTEKYIQRLKM from the coding sequence ATGTTTAATAAAATTCCTAATGGTGTTTGGCCTACAATGATAACCCCATTTACAAAAGAAAATGAAGTGGATTACCTAGGATTAGAACGATTAATAGAGTGGTATATTGAGCGCAATGTAAATGGATTGTTCGCAGTTTGTCAATCTAGTGAAGTTTTTTATTTATCATTAAAAGAAAGATTAAAACTGGCTAGGTTTATTGTTGAAAAAGTTAATGGGCGAATCCCTGTAATTGCTGGTGGTAATATTTCCGAAAGTATTACTGATCAAATAGAAGAGATAAGAGCAATGTCACAAACTGGAACCAGTGCTACAGTCTTACTGGTAAACCGTCTAGCATCACCACATGATTCTGAACAGGTATTGAAAGAGAATCTAAGTAAGATTCTTAATCAAGTTCCAAACATTAAGTTTGGTCTATACGAGTGCCCATATCCTTTCCATCGATTGTTATCTGCAGAAACGCTACAGTGGGTGGCAGAAACGAATCGTTTTTTGTTTATCAAAGAAACAAGTTGTAACCTAAATACGATTAAATCAAAGATTGATGCAGTCAAAAAAAGTGATTTGAAAATTTTTAATGCTAATGCAGCTACATTTAAAGAATCTCTGGAAATGGGTGTTTCTGGATATAGTGGAATCATGGCTAATTTTCATCCAGAACTATATGTTTGGTTGGTAGAAAATTGGTTCAAAGAATCAGAAGAAGCTGAAGCACTTCAGCACTTTCTAAGTGTAGCTTCGGTATATGAAAATCAACTCTATCCTACCAACGCAAAGTATTATCTTATTTTGGAAGGGCTTAATATATCAGAAAAAAGTCGTGTTCATTATAATCGGAATTTAAAACCTTCACAGAAAATTGAAATTGAACATCTAAGAAGTTTAACTGAAAAGTATATTCAAAGATTAAAAATGTAA
- a CDS encoding AI-2E family transporter produces the protein MLQSKLFRALIWILLLFIIVWIGMEISFLFKPIGILITTLFFPIVVSGVFFYLFRPVVKWIRKLKVPKVLAILIVYLAFAGVATGVFWTFGPVLQEQVKGLVDGAPELAEDFKEKMEDWKQHPAVSRLLGSEMVKEGNLTERISGSIGNISSSISSHILSFLNILTNIIIVIILLPFILFYMLKDGEKLPGSILRFLPEKHREEGLKILMDMDEALSGFIQGQLIVSVFIGTFVYIWYLIIGLDYALILALIALVLNVVPFIGPIIGTAPGVIVGLIQSPMTALYVILGVVVIQQIESNLISPQVMGKRLDVHPLTIILLLLVASAIGGILGLILAIPTYAVAKVIVIHTKRLIKLYGNTL, from the coding sequence GTGTTACAATCTAAACTGTTTCGCGCACTCATATGGATATTATTATTGTTCATCATCGTTTGGATCGGGATGGAAATATCCTTTCTATTCAAACCGATTGGAATCCTGATCACAACTTTATTCTTTCCAATTGTGGTTTCGGGTGTGTTTTTCTATTTATTCCGTCCAGTGGTCAAGTGGATACGAAAGTTGAAAGTCCCTAAAGTTCTGGCGATTTTGATCGTTTATCTTGCTTTTGCAGGAGTTGCCACAGGTGTTTTCTGGACATTTGGCCCTGTCTTACAAGAGCAAGTAAAAGGGTTAGTGGACGGTGCTCCTGAATTAGCAGAAGACTTCAAGGAAAAAATGGAGGATTGGAAACAACATCCTGCAGTATCTCGATTATTAGGCAGTGAAATGGTCAAAGAGGGGAATCTTACAGAACGAATATCCGGCTCAATTGGAAATATATCGTCGTCTATAAGCAGTCATATTCTTTCATTCTTGAATATACTGACGAACATTATTATCGTGATCATCCTGCTGCCGTTCATCCTTTTCTATATGCTTAAGGATGGAGAAAAACTTCCTGGTTCCATTCTGCGTTTTTTACCTGAAAAACATCGTGAGGAAGGATTAAAGATTTTAATGGATATGGATGAAGCGTTGAGCGGCTTCATTCAAGGTCAATTGATCGTAAGTGTCTTCATCGGGACCTTCGTGTATATCTGGTATCTTATTATCGGTTTGGATTATGCGTTGATCCTTGCGTTGATTGCACTGGTATTGAATGTTGTGCCGTTCATCGGCCCTATCATTGGTACTGCACCAGGCGTGATCGTTGGATTGATCCAATCACCAATGACGGCTTTATATGTCATCCTTGGTGTTGTTGTCATCCAGCAAATTGAAAGTAACCTGATATCACCACAAGTTATGGGAAAACGCTTGGATGTCCACCCATTGACGATTATCTTACTGTTGCTTGTCGCAAGCGCGATAGGAGGTATTTTAGGATTGATCCTCGCGATTCCGACTTATGCTGTCGCAAAAGTCATCGTCATCCATACGAAACGGCTAATCAAGCTTTATGGGAATACTTTATGA